Proteins encoded within one genomic window of Brachybacterium sp. P6-10-X1:
- a CDS encoding ABC transporter substrate-binding protein, producing the protein MNTNSTGPLGRRGFLRGSAVLAGAAGIIAGIGACAPKDSGSGSSGDESDAGGAPAGEADPDGHLTAAISYELGTNGYDPMTTSAALTVAVNWHTLEGLTELHPVTREVYAALATEIPSADGTSVDVTLRDGAVFHDGSPVTTDDVVFSFERVLDPDNASLYAQFISFIEGIQKKDDTTVTFSLTSPTGVFAERLSTVKIVPQAAVEADPKAFDSNPIGTGPWTMTDSGAASKIVEFERFDDYTGPMPAKAGTMSWQIIPDAATRTNALQSQTVQAIDSVPYLSIDGLEATSDVESVGGFGLLFAMFNNAPDNPFNDLRNRQAFLYAIDMDKVIETGLSGQATAASCFVQPEHPNYKEASTVYSLDAEKATSLFAETGLTSFRMLVTDHGWVQQVTPIIQESLTSLGVEVTFEQKQSADAYNTIDSNPDAYDVMIAPGDPSVFGNDPDLLMRWWYGNDIWTDTRMHWKGEGAYDEVQELLTKGLETADAAEQERVWSQLFDLLSDEVPLYPLFHRKSPTAWDGTTLVDFQPISLTGLSFVDVATTTSA; encoded by the coding sequence GTGAACACGAACTCCACCGGCCCTCTGGGCCGACGCGGATTCCTCCGCGGCTCCGCCGTCCTCGCCGGCGCCGCCGGGATCATCGCAGGCATCGGCGCCTGCGCTCCGAAGGACTCCGGCTCCGGCAGCAGCGGCGACGAATCCGACGCCGGCGGCGCTCCCGCCGGCGAGGCGGATCCGGACGGGCACCTCACCGCCGCCATCAGCTACGAGCTGGGGACCAACGGCTACGACCCGATGACGACGTCGGCCGCCCTGACCGTCGCGGTCAACTGGCACACGCTCGAGGGCCTGACCGAGCTGCACCCCGTCACCCGCGAGGTGTACGCGGCGCTGGCCACCGAGATCCCCAGCGCCGACGGCACCAGCGTCGATGTGACGCTGCGCGACGGCGCGGTCTTCCATGACGGCTCGCCGGTGACCACCGATGACGTCGTCTTCTCGTTCGAGCGCGTCCTGGATCCGGACAACGCCTCGCTGTACGCCCAGTTCATCTCCTTCATCGAGGGGATCCAGAAGAAGGACGACACCACCGTCACCTTCAGCCTGACCAGCCCCACCGGCGTGTTCGCCGAGCGTCTCTCGACGGTGAAGATCGTGCCGCAGGCCGCGGTCGAGGCGGATCCGAAGGCCTTCGACTCGAACCCGATCGGCACCGGCCCCTGGACGATGACCGACAGCGGCGCGGCCTCCAAGATCGTCGAGTTCGAGCGGTTCGACGACTACACCGGCCCCATGCCCGCGAAGGCCGGCACCATGAGCTGGCAGATCATCCCCGATGCGGCCACCCGCACCAACGCGCTGCAGTCCCAGACCGTCCAGGCCATCGACTCGGTGCCCTATCTGTCGATCGACGGGCTCGAGGCCACCAGCGACGTCGAGTCCGTCGGCGGCTTCGGGCTGCTGTTCGCGATGTTCAACAATGCTCCGGACAACCCCTTCAACGATCTGAGGAACCGCCAGGCGTTCCTCTACGCGATCGACATGGACAAGGTCATCGAGACCGGCCTGAGCGGTCAGGCGACGGCGGCGAGCTGCTTCGTCCAGCCCGAGCACCCGAACTACAAGGAGGCCTCGACGGTCTACTCCCTCGACGCGGAGAAAGCCACGTCCCTGTTCGCCGAGACCGGGCTGACCTCCTTCCGGATGCTGGTCACCGACCACGGCTGGGTCCAGCAGGTCACCCCGATCATCCAGGAGTCGCTGACCTCCCTGGGCGTCGAGGTCACCTTCGAGCAGAAGCAGTCCGCCGACGCGTACAACACGATCGACTCGAACCCCGACGCGTACGACGTGATGATCGCCCCCGGCGACCCCTCCGTCTTCGGCAACGATCCCGACCTCCTCATGCGCTGGTGGTACGGAAACGACATCTGGACCGACACCCGCATGCACTGGAAGGGCGAGGGCGCCTACGACGAGGTCCAGGAGCTGCTGACGAAGGGCCTGGAGACGGCCGACGCCGCCGAGCAGGAGAGGGTCTGGAGCCAGCTGTTCGACCTGCTCTCGGACGAGGTCCCGCTGTACCCGCTGTTCCACCGCAAATCGCCCACCGCCTGGGACGGCACCACCCTGGTCGACTTCCAGCCGATCTCCCTGACGGGGCTGAGCTTCGTGGACGTCGCGACCACGACCTCGGCCTGA
- a CDS encoding ABC transporter permease — protein MSHLVRLIGRRLISLPIMILGAALLVFVIMSFSPSDPARRALGPSASPKALDIYREANGLNDPLLQRYFSFVAGWFRGDLGTTSGNVPVTEVVAQAFPITLQLTFLGLLIAIVISAVLGVLAALFRDGWVDQIIRVFSIASLATPSFWLAILMIQWLGEVPGGWGIFPALVSRWVPLTEDPATYVRNIALPALALGVPVAGSLIRVVRTAMVEELDRDYVRTAIGAGVPYPVVVGRNVLRNALITPVTVLGLRVGYLMGGAVIIEIIFNIQAMGQLILDGVTRNDVFLVQGVTLVVAIAFIVVNIVVDLLYVLINPRIRSI, from the coding sequence GTGTCCCATCTCGTCCGCCTGATCGGACGCCGCCTGATCTCGCTGCCGATCATGATCCTCGGCGCCGCGCTGCTGGTGTTCGTGATCATGTCCTTCTCGCCCTCGGATCCCGCCCGACGCGCGCTCGGCCCGTCGGCCTCCCCGAAGGCGCTGGACATCTACCGCGAGGCCAACGGGCTCAACGACCCGCTGCTGCAGCGGTACTTCTCCTTCGTCGCGGGCTGGTTCCGCGGCGACCTCGGCACCACCAGCGGCAACGTCCCCGTCACCGAGGTCGTCGCCCAGGCCTTCCCGATCACGCTGCAGCTGACCTTCCTCGGACTGCTGATCGCCATCGTGATCTCCGCCGTGCTCGGCGTGCTGGCCGCCCTGTTCCGTGACGGCTGGGTCGACCAGATCATCCGCGTGTTCTCCATCGCCTCGCTGGCGACCCCGTCGTTCTGGCTGGCGATCCTCATGATCCAGTGGCTCGGGGAGGTGCCCGGCGGCTGGGGGATCTTCCCCGCCCTGGTCTCGCGATGGGTCCCGCTGACCGAGGACCCCGCGACCTACGTGCGCAACATCGCGCTGCCGGCCCTCGCTCTCGGCGTCCCGGTGGCGGGCTCGCTGATCCGCGTGGTCCGCACCGCCATGGTCGAGGAGCTCGACCGCGACTACGTGCGCACCGCGATCGGGGCCGGTGTCCCCTATCCGGTCGTGGTCGGCCGCAACGTGCTGCGCAACGCCCTGATCACCCCGGTGACCGTGCTGGGCCTGCGCGTGGGCTACCTCATGGGCGGCGCCGTGATCATCGAGATCATCTTCAACATCCAGGCGATGGGCCAGCTCATCCTCGACGGCGTCACCCGCAACGACGTGTTCCTCGTCCAGGGCGTGACCCTCGTGGTCGCGATCGCCTTCATCGTCGTGAACATCGTCGTGGATCTGCTGTACGTCCTCATCAACCCCCGCATCAGGAGCATCTGA
- a CDS encoding arsenic metallochaperone ArsD family protein, which produces MSPEVETAQLAALDIFLPSPPPDPERQEAFLDEAAELALDGHPITVYFQDEDAWAFEACEPVREMLESVGDAVLPVTVLGLDIVVSWAYPSKDQMTRFARVGGATEAPRSAAASACGPGGPGGSGGPGGSGAPMPREAGGFAAQLMGAAPAPARPAGGPEIGGRRNLMGGDHGDGLPGSASPSSGGSAD; this is translated from the coding sequence ATGAGCCCTGAGGTCGAGACCGCGCAGCTGGCTGCCCTGGACATCTTCCTGCCGTCCCCGCCGCCGGATCCCGAGCGGCAGGAGGCCTTCCTGGACGAGGCCGCAGAGCTCGCCCTCGACGGCCACCCGATCACCGTCTACTTCCAGGACGAGGACGCCTGGGCGTTCGAGGCGTGCGAGCCGGTGCGGGAGATGCTGGAGTCCGTCGGGGACGCGGTGCTCCCGGTGACGGTGCTGGGGCTGGACATCGTGGTCAGCTGGGCCTATCCGAGCAAGGACCAGATGACTCGCTTCGCCCGGGTGGGCGGTGCGACGGAGGCGCCGCGGTCGGCGGCCGCCTCCGCGTGCGGCCCGGGCGGGCCCGGCGGCTCTGGCGGCCCGGGCGGTTCCGGCGCGCCCATGCCCCGCGAAGCGGGTGGGTTCGCCGCGCAGCTGATGGGTGCCGCGCCTGCCCCGGCGCGCCCGGCCGGAGGACCGGAGATCGGCGGGCGACGCAACCTCATGGGCGGCGACCACGGCGACGGCCTGCCGGGATCGGCCTCCCCGTCCTCCGGGGGCTCGGCCGACTGA
- a CDS encoding TetR/AcrR family transcriptional regulator — MADKELTARGVATRARIVDAATEEFAEHGIAGARVERIVAAARTNKAQLYDYFGSKDGLFDAIFEASLERIVEVVPIDSSDLPDWAVRLYDEYLLHPALIRLATWTRLERRPVGHLVPDGDRRDDRKLRFIADAQAAGLVRPGEPFDIMALVIGMSMAWSPVSNVYAASSDDPEHVHEARRDLLRESVRRAVMTG, encoded by the coding sequence ATGGCCGACAAGGAGCTGACAGCGCGCGGAGTCGCGACGCGGGCGCGGATCGTGGACGCGGCGACCGAAGAATTCGCCGAGCACGGCATCGCCGGGGCGCGCGTGGAGCGCATCGTCGCAGCCGCCCGCACCAACAAGGCCCAGCTCTACGACTACTTCGGGAGCAAGGACGGCTTGTTCGATGCGATCTTCGAGGCCTCCTTGGAGCGAATCGTCGAGGTCGTCCCGATCGATTCCTCGGATCTCCCGGACTGGGCGGTCCGCCTCTACGACGAGTACCTCCTGCACCCAGCGCTCATCCGGCTGGCCACCTGGACCCGCCTCGAGCGACGGCCCGTCGGGCACCTCGTGCCGGACGGGGACCGTCGGGACGATCGCAAACTGCGTTTCATCGCCGACGCGCAGGCAGCCGGGCTCGTGCGCCCCGGCGAGCCGTTCGACATCATGGCGCTGGTCATCGGCATGTCCATGGCCTGGTCGCCGGTCAGCAACGTCTACGCCGCCTCGTCCGACGATCCTGAGCACGTCCACGAGGCCCGCCGCGATCTGCTGCGCGAGAGCGTCCGGCGCGCGGTGATGACCGGCTGA
- a CDS encoding DUF6318 family protein has protein sequence MSRRLLAAAATVAFAVGLAACGDGEEGPVTEPPPETNAGSDDGGTSDGGGADDGGGADAGSSDAAAVSDGGGTEDGSTQAALDIPPPDPADFPGMDENTPEGAEQAFRYYVGVMVWARQSGDVVKFSQLYTDSCSSCADIASQIDSDRVDGELWSQAKIEDTGIDTFETSSFGVEVGYIFVLGAHAEGSEGEVVREEQWTTIGGLDWHSGRWMLGDFVMQETSDV, from the coding sequence ATGTCCCGACGACTCCTGGCCGCCGCGGCCACCGTTGCCTTTGCCGTCGGGCTCGCGGCCTGCGGAGACGGCGAAGAAGGACCCGTGACCGAGCCGCCACCCGAGACCAACGCCGGCAGCGATGACGGCGGCACCAGCGATGGGGGCGGGGCCGACGACGGGGGCGGGGCCGATGCTGGCAGCAGCGACGCCGCCGCAGTCAGCGACGGCGGCGGTACGGAAGATGGCTCGACGCAGGCAGCTCTGGACATCCCACCGCCGGACCCGGCGGACTTCCCGGGTATGGACGAGAACACGCCTGAGGGGGCGGAGCAGGCGTTCAGGTACTACGTGGGAGTCATGGTGTGGGCACGTCAAAGTGGCGATGTAGTGAAATTTTCACAGCTATACACCGATAGTTGCTCAAGTTGTGCAGATATAGCGTCGCAAATCGATTCAGATCGAGTCGATGGAGAGCTTTGGTCGCAGGCTAAAATTGAAGATACCGGAATCGATACATTCGAGACCTCGTCGTTCGGTGTGGAGGTCGGCTACATTTTCGTTCTCGGCGCGCACGCGGAAGGTTCAGAGGGTGAGGTTGTTCGTGAAGAGCAGTGGACCACCATTGGCGGGCTAGATTGGCACTCCGGTCGGTGGATGCTTGGAGATTTTGTGATGCAGGAGACCTCGGATGTCTAA
- a CDS encoding dipeptide/oligopeptide/nickel ABC transporter permease/ATP-binding protein produces MRPKLGSRLRAVSGSPLAPFTALPWPSRIAVSFLVLLALVAVFAPVVAPYSPLSTGTPVVPPGAEHWMGTDAIGRDIFSRVVHGARSSLLIGLSATVAALIAAMVLGSFAATASKIPSEILMRTLDVIMSFPGIALAAVFVAVFGTSLPVLIFAIGFLYVPQLARVIRANVLSQFGEDYVAASQVMGASTPWILLKHVTRNCIAPIMVFATVLVADAIVLEASLSFINAGVQPPEPSWGNILADGKQLLLSGYWWPTFFPGLSILLTVLALNILSEGLTDAMASPRIRAKVDVEADERAEEQAAHRSPEEADETLGGTDQETSHRLLVDSLAALRRAELSRPERPVVDASEPPLLQVKDLRVAFPEAHGDIDILDGVSFEVRPGETMGLVGESGSGKSVASLAVMGLLPSTARVSGSVELEGVDLLTLPSKQLNALRGHEIAMIYQDALSSLNPSMLIRSQMAQLTRRGGTRSASELLELVGLEPKRTLSAYPHELSGGQRQRVLIAMALTRDPRLVIADEPTTALDVTVQKQVVDLLNSLREELGFAMVFVSHDLALVAQLAHRVTVMYAGQVIEQGTTHEMLIDPRHEYTRGLLGSVLSIEAGADRLHQVAGTVPSPRDFADGDRFAPRSLDPSADPATRPQLLEIGSSGHRVAGTGAAPAPLDPAPLEGDPR; encoded by the coding sequence ATGCGACCGAAGCTCGGATCCCGCCTCCGGGCCGTCAGCGGCAGCCCGCTGGCGCCCTTCACCGCCCTGCCCTGGCCCAGCCGCATCGCCGTCAGCTTCCTGGTGCTGCTGGCGCTGGTCGCCGTCTTCGCCCCCGTCGTCGCCCCGTACAGTCCGCTCTCGACCGGCACCCCCGTGGTCCCGCCGGGGGCGGAGCACTGGATGGGCACGGACGCCATCGGCCGCGACATCTTCTCCCGGGTCGTCCACGGCGCCCGCTCCTCGCTGCTGATCGGCCTGTCCGCCACGGTGGCCGCCCTGATCGCCGCGATGGTGCTGGGCTCCTTCGCCGCCACCGCCTCGAAGATCCCCTCCGAGATCCTGATGCGCACGCTCGACGTGATCATGTCGTTCCCGGGCATCGCCCTGGCCGCCGTGTTCGTGGCCGTGTTCGGCACCTCGCTGCCGGTGCTGATCTTCGCGATCGGGTTCTTGTACGTGCCGCAGCTGGCCCGGGTGATCCGTGCCAACGTGCTCTCGCAGTTCGGCGAGGACTACGTCGCGGCCTCCCAGGTGATGGGGGCGTCCACCCCGTGGATCCTCCTCAAGCACGTCACCCGCAACTGCATCGCCCCGATCATGGTGTTCGCGACGGTCCTGGTCGCCGACGCGATCGTGCTCGAGGCCTCGCTGTCCTTCATCAACGCCGGTGTCCAGCCGCCGGAGCCCTCCTGGGGCAACATCCTGGCCGACGGCAAGCAGCTGCTGCTGTCGGGCTACTGGTGGCCGACGTTCTTCCCGGGCCTGTCGATCCTGTTGACCGTGCTGGCGCTGAACATCCTCTCCGAAGGGCTCACCGACGCCATGGCCAGTCCACGGATCCGCGCGAAGGTCGATGTCGAGGCCGACGAGCGGGCGGAGGAGCAGGCCGCCCATCGCTCCCCCGAGGAGGCCGACGAGACGCTCGGGGGGACCGACCAGGAGACCTCGCACCGGCTGCTGGTCGATTCCCTCGCCGCGCTGCGCCGGGCGGAGCTGTCGCGTCCGGAGCGTCCGGTGGTCGATGCTTCCGAGCCCCCGCTGCTGCAGGTCAAGGATCTGCGCGTCGCCTTTCCGGAGGCGCACGGCGACATCGACATCCTCGACGGCGTCTCCTTCGAGGTCCGCCCCGGCGAGACCATGGGACTGGTCGGCGAATCCGGCTCCGGGAAATCCGTGGCGTCGCTGGCCGTGATGGGCCTGCTGCCGTCCACCGCACGGGTCAGCGGCTCGGTCGAGCTCGAAGGCGTCGACCTGCTGACGCTGCCCTCGAAGCAGCTCAACGCCCTGCGCGGCCACGAGATCGCGATGATCTACCAGGACGCGCTGAGCTCCCTGAACCCCTCGATGCTGATCCGCTCCCAGATGGCGCAGCTGACCCGCCGCGGCGGGACCCGCTCGGCCTCGGAGCTGCTGGAGCTGGTGGGACTGGAGCCGAAGCGCACCCTGTCCGCCTACCCGCACGAGCTCTCCGGCGGGCAGCGCCAGCGCGTGCTCATCGCCATGGCGCTGACCCGGGACCCCAGGCTGGTGATCGCCGACGAGCCGACCACCGCCCTGGACGTCACCGTGCAGAAGCAGGTCGTGGACCTGCTGAACTCCCTGCGCGAGGAGCTCGGCTTCGCCATGGTGTTCGTCAGCCACGACCTCGCGCTGGTCGCCCAGCTCGCCCACCGCGTGACGGTCATGTACGCCGGGCAGGTGATCGAGCAGGGCACCACCCACGAGATGCTCATCGACCCGCGCCACGAGTACACCCGCGGCCTGCTCGGCTCGGTGCTGTCGATCGAGGCCGGGGCCGACCGGCTCCATCAAGTCGCCGGCACCGTCCCCTCCCCGCGCGACTTCGCCGACGGCGACCGCTTCGCCCCGCGCTCGCTGGATCCGTCGGCCGATCCCGCCACGCGGCCGCAGCTGCTGGAGATCGGCTCGTCCGGTCACCGCGTGGCCGGCACCGGAGCCGCCCCCGCTCCGCTCGACCCTGCACCCCTCGAAGGAGACCCGCGATGA
- a CDS encoding PKD domain-containing protein, with amino-acid sequence MSNDGICRAWVLGSLALFVAGMAGTLFQAPSYADPYGDVSGHEVSDLPTAKTNDGVIETGVTSVEEKLLNESDAENSGRDSENERSPIYVTSRVLGTNSKYTCDDLPDGGDAPGGAICDALNMGCGLIDMTAPDGEGYLTSERVRINTRADSEELLGFDCTARGGGGAPAEGSEPVVITITRSDFESMEVEPLVASAGPEEGWLPVNMVNVLYAESESQTLATEVLGVPVSVRAVPVSYHWDLGDGNTITTTNAGEPYPSETVSGTYRYEGWYDVTLTTTFSGQFSVAGGPWQDIDGTIEVASDSIPIYSKSLESRLVDGDVPVDEQGDPWVPERTAETQGPQDPEATHREI; translated from the coding sequence ATGTCTAATGATGGTATATGCCGGGCGTGGGTGCTTGGGTCTCTTGCGCTCTTTGTTGCAGGAATGGCCGGGACGCTATTTCAGGCACCTTCCTATGCTGACCCTTACGGTGATGTTTCCGGGCACGAGGTGTCGGATTTGCCGACAGCCAAGACCAATGACGGAGTCATTGAAACCGGTGTGACCTCTGTCGAGGAGAAGTTGCTGAACGAGAGCGATGCCGAAAACAGTGGGCGTGATAGCGAGAATGAAAGGTCGCCGATTTACGTCACCTCTCGCGTACTAGGCACCAACAGTAAATACACGTGTGATGACCTCCCGGATGGCGGCGACGCGCCGGGGGGTGCGATCTGTGACGCCCTAAACATGGGCTGCGGGCTCATAGATATGACTGCTCCTGACGGCGAGGGGTACCTGACGTCGGAGAGAGTCAGGATCAATACCCGGGCCGATTCGGAGGAGTTGCTCGGGTTCGACTGCACGGCCCGTGGTGGCGGTGGGGCGCCAGCTGAAGGGTCGGAGCCAGTCGTTATCACGATCACGCGGAGCGACTTCGAGTCGATGGAGGTCGAGCCTCTTGTCGCGAGCGCAGGCCCGGAGGAGGGCTGGTTGCCGGTCAACATGGTGAACGTGCTCTATGCGGAGTCCGAGTCGCAGACGCTGGCGACCGAGGTCCTCGGAGTACCGGTGTCCGTGCGAGCGGTCCCGGTGTCCTACCACTGGGATCTCGGCGACGGGAACACGATCACGACCACGAATGCGGGGGAGCCGTACCCATCGGAGACGGTCTCGGGTACCTACCGGTACGAGGGGTGGTACGACGTCACGCTGACGACGACGTTCAGTGGGCAGTTCTCCGTGGCCGGCGGTCCGTGGCAGGACATCGACGGCACGATCGAGGTGGCCTCGGACTCGATTCCGATCTACTCGAAGTCGCTGGAGTCCCGACTGGTCGACGGCGACGTCCCGGTGGACGAGCAAGGGGACCCATGGGTGCCGGAGCGCACGGCGGAGACCCAGGGCCCACAGGATCCTGAGGCCACGCATCGCGAGATCTGA
- a CDS encoding NAD(P)-dependent alcohol dehydrogenase produces the protein MRTTPGWVADGSATLRRTLLQRRDLRPDDIAVRVDYCGVCHSDLHALRDHGAESTAPLVPGHEFTGVVTDVGREVRRFGVGDAVAVGNIVDACLTCDMCRAGQENYCREFPTLTYGGVDRRDRTATLGAFSREYVVREDFAHHLPEGLDPAAAAPLLCAGVTVWEPLRALAVGPGTRVAVVGLGGLGHLAVKLAVALGAETTVISRTADKTADARRLGADGLLVSADASAMDATRGRFDIILDTIAVAHDLGPYLDLLGLDGTLAQLGHLGPVSLETTDLLIGRKKLTSAGSGGMAQTAQMLDFCAVHGVVADIELLPSTRVEELLERLARGDVRYRFVLDMSDLDQPDLDQAGLDQPDLYTAAP, from the coding sequence ATGCGAACGACCCCTGGATGGGTCGCGGACGGATCCGCGACGCTCCGCAGGACCCTGCTCCAGCGGCGCGACCTGCGCCCGGACGACATCGCCGTGCGTGTCGACTACTGCGGCGTCTGCCACAGCGATCTGCACGCGCTGCGAGACCACGGCGCCGAGTCCACGGCGCCCCTGGTGCCCGGCCATGAGTTCACCGGCGTCGTCACGGACGTCGGACGCGAGGTGCGTCGCTTCGGTGTCGGGGACGCCGTGGCGGTGGGCAACATCGTCGATGCGTGCCTCACCTGCGATATGTGCAGGGCGGGGCAGGAGAACTACTGCCGCGAGTTCCCCACCCTGACCTACGGCGGGGTCGACCGGCGGGACCGGACGGCGACTCTCGGGGCCTTCTCCCGCGAGTACGTCGTGCGCGAGGACTTCGCCCACCATCTGCCGGAGGGGCTCGACCCGGCTGCTGCGGCCCCGCTGCTGTGCGCCGGGGTCACCGTCTGGGAGCCCCTCCGGGCGCTCGCCGTCGGCCCAGGAACCCGCGTCGCCGTCGTGGGTTTGGGCGGACTCGGGCATCTCGCGGTCAAACTGGCGGTGGCGCTCGGAGCCGAGACCACGGTCATCAGCCGCACGGCGGACAAGACCGCCGATGCGCGCCGACTCGGGGCCGACGGGCTCCTGGTCTCTGCGGACGCGAGCGCCATGGACGCAACGCGAGGACGATTCGACATCATCCTGGATACGATCGCGGTGGCCCATGATCTGGGGCCGTATCTCGATCTTCTCGGCCTCGACGGCACCTTGGCACAGCTCGGCCACCTCGGGCCCGTCTCCCTCGAGACCACGGATCTTCTGATCGGGCGCAAGAAGCTCACCTCGGCCGGGAGCGGCGGAATGGCGCAGACGGCACAGATGCTCGACTTCTGCGCGGTGCACGGCGTGGTCGCCGACATCGAGCTCCTCCCGTCTACCCGGGTGGAAGAACTCCTCGAACGGCTCGCTCGCGGCGACGTGCGCTACCGATTCGTCCTCGACATGTCCGATCTCGACCAGCCCGATCTCGACCAGGCCGGTCTCGACCAGCCTGATCTCTACACCGCCGCGCCCTGA
- the msrA gene encoding peptide-methionine (S)-S-oxide reductase MsrA codes for MWQMMDLLYGHKKDMVAPEDALPGRDRYPYALEREHLVLGTDMLGPDSPTDPRPWPEGTEEIILAGGCFWGIERIAWQIPGVHTTSSGYAGGYTPHPTYEEVFSAKTGHTEAVRVIYSGGEETLRALLTQFWQQHDPTTANRQGNDVGTEYRSAVYWTSESQGEVVRESVARYQVALDEAGRGRITTELKPLAEAGDGVYYTGEPVHQQYLHVNPGGYCNHGFNGVACSIG; via the coding sequence ATGTGGCAGATGATGGACCTCCTGTACGGGCACAAGAAGGACATGGTCGCGCCGGAGGACGCCCTTCCCGGCCGGGACCGCTACCCCTACGCGCTCGAGCGCGAGCACCTCGTGCTGGGCACCGACATGCTCGGGCCCGACTCCCCCACCGACCCCCGACCATGGCCGGAGGGCACCGAGGAGATCATCTTGGCGGGCGGCTGCTTCTGGGGCATCGAGCGCATCGCCTGGCAGATCCCCGGCGTGCACACCACCTCCTCGGGTTACGCCGGCGGCTACACGCCCCACCCCACCTATGAGGAGGTCTTCTCGGCGAAGACCGGCCATACCGAAGCCGTCCGCGTCATCTACTCCGGCGGCGAGGAGACCTTGCGGGCCCTGCTGACACAGTTCTGGCAGCAGCACGATCCGACCACAGCGAACCGCCAGGGCAATGATGTGGGCACCGAGTACCGCAGCGCCGTGTACTGGACCTCCGAAAGCCAGGGCGAGGTGGTCCGCGAATCCGTCGCGCGGTATCAGGTCGCGCTCGACGAGGCCGGTCGCGGCCGGATCACCACGGAGCTGAAGCCCCTGGCCGAGGCCGGCGACGGCGTGTACTACACGGGCGAGCCCGTGCACCAGCAGTACCTGCACGTGAACCCCGGCGGGTACTGCAATCACGGTTTCAACGGCGTGGCCTGCTCGATCGGCTGA
- a CDS encoding FadR/GntR family transcriptional regulator, with protein sequence MVRTKGAGGSAVERIQELILAEGLVPGDPMPTETALCERLDISRSSVREAMRTLASLDIVEVRHGHGTFVGQLSLAPLVNGLLFRARLDDGNDLRALREVVELRIAIDLSVADQLVDIYRGTVNPELESLVEEMRTLAGQGKPFPQADAAFHSTLFAELPNGLMRQLAQAFWEIHTTAVPMLGLAPAEDILDTVEAHRAMLVALEAGDTDAYRAAVHEHYRPLGRTLDAAAETGRAAALR encoded by the coding sequence ATGGTTCGCACGAAGGGGGCCGGCGGCAGCGCCGTCGAGCGCATCCAGGAGCTCATCCTGGCCGAAGGGCTCGTCCCGGGGGATCCGATGCCCACCGAGACCGCGCTGTGCGAGCGCTTGGACATATCCCGCTCCTCCGTGCGCGAGGCCATGCGCACGCTCGCCTCGCTGGACATCGTGGAGGTGCGCCACGGGCACGGGACCTTCGTGGGGCAGCTCTCGCTCGCGCCGCTGGTCAACGGGCTGCTGTTCCGCGCTCGGCTCGACGACGGCAATGACCTGCGGGCCCTGCGGGAAGTGGTGGAGCTGCGCATCGCGATCGATCTGTCCGTCGCCGATCAGCTCGTGGACATCTATCGCGGCACCGTCAATCCGGAGCTCGAGTCGCTGGTGGAGGAGATGCGGACGCTGGCCGGACAGGGCAAGCCGTTCCCGCAGGCCGACGCGGCCTTCCACAGCACCCTCTTCGCGGAACTGCCCAACGGCCTCATGCGCCAGCTCGCCCAGGCGTTCTGGGAGATCCACACGACGGCGGTTCCGATGCTGGGGCTGGCTCCGGCGGAGGACATCCTGGACACGGTCGAGGCCCACCGCGCGATGCTCGTGGCGCTCGAGGCCGGGGACACCGATGCCTATCGTGCGGCGGTCCACGAGCACTACCGTCCGCTGGGGCGCACCCTCGACGCGGCCGCGGAGACCGGGCGGGCTGCCGCGCTCCGGTGA